In a single window of the Agromyces sp. H17E-10 genome:
- a CDS encoding DUF6412 domain-containing protein: MIELVAGLFRYLESSVEVALASNATLAVLLVGVVGAAALAVVVLAVRALPGLVAADASGAARRLRQTADPGTLLSQSDPDAPGRARPRAPGRGLAAA, translated from the coding sequence GTGATCGAGCTGGTCGCCGGGCTCTTCCGCTACCTCGAGTCCTCGGTCGAGGTCGCGCTCGCCTCGAACGCGACCCTCGCCGTCCTCCTCGTGGGCGTCGTCGGCGCCGCAGCGCTCGCCGTGGTCGTCCTCGCCGTGCGCGCCCTGCCCGGCCTCGTCGCGGCCGACGCGTCGGGCGCCGCCCGGCGTCTGCGCCAGACGGCCGACCCCGGCACGCTGCTCTCCCAGAGCGACCCCGACGCACCGGGGCGTGCCCGTCCGAGGGCACCCGGGCGCGGTCTCGCGGCCGCGTAG
- a CDS encoding YidC/Oxa1 family membrane protein insertase, giving the protein MDLYSFPPIAALLDGAHALLIGLADLLDPLVGVASAAAAIVLVTLLVRAVLIPVGISQAKAEQGRARLAPKLAALQRRFAKQPERLQQEMLALYRDEGTSPFAGCLPMLAQAPVVGIIYALFILQSIAGHPNALLQHTLAGVPLGSSLAGMIAAGTLTPTTLVVFAVVVVAIALVGETTRRVFGRQAAAAAQAAPVVPTSSAASATGSPLANPAAMRVLGLLQYVTAVIAMFVPLAAALYLLVTVTWTLGQRVVLRRAYPLPLPA; this is encoded by the coding sequence ATGGACCTCTACAGCTTTCCGCCCATCGCCGCGCTCCTCGACGGTGCGCACGCCCTCCTCATCGGCCTCGCCGACCTGCTCGACCCCCTCGTCGGCGTCGCGAGCGCGGCCGCCGCGATCGTGCTCGTGACCCTGCTCGTGCGCGCGGTGCTCATTCCCGTCGGCATCTCGCAGGCGAAGGCCGAGCAGGGTCGCGCCCGGCTCGCACCGAAGCTCGCCGCCCTGCAACGCCGATTCGCGAAGCAGCCCGAACGCCTGCAGCAGGAGATGCTCGCGCTCTACCGCGACGAGGGCACCTCGCCGTTCGCCGGGTGCCTGCCGATGCTCGCACAGGCACCGGTCGTCGGGATCATCTACGCGCTGTTCATCCTGCAGTCGATCGCCGGGCACCCGAACGCGCTGCTGCAGCACACGCTCGCCGGGGTGCCGCTCGGGTCGAGCCTTGCCGGCATGATCGCTGCGGGAACGCTGACCCCCACGACGCTCGTCGTCTTCGCGGTCGTCGTCGTGGCGATCGCGCTCGTCGGCGAGACGACGCGCCGGGTCTTCGGCAGGCAGGCCGCTGCGGCCGCGCAGGCGGCACCGGTCGTACCCACGTCGTCGGCGGCATCGGCGACGGGCTCGCCGCTCGCGAATCCGGCTGCGATGCGCGTGCTCGGCCTCCTGCAGTACGTGACCGCGGTCATCGCGATGTTCGTGCCGCTCGCCGCGGCGTTGTACCTGCTCGTCACGGTGACGTGGACGCTCGGGCAGCGCGTCGTGCTGCGACGCGCGTACCCGTTGCCCCTGCCCGCCTGA
- a CDS encoding glutamine amidotransferase, whose protein sequence is MTGPKPFLFLSARPEVEAVGPEYESVRRAMGLDAGRLEHHRLDVEPLGEPALDDLAGIVVGGSPYNVTTAEEHKHAVQLRVEADLARLAERSLDAGFPVLFTCYGIGVLTRVLGGTVGTRHGEDAAAVEITLTDAGAADRLVGALPPRFDALVGHKESTERLPDDAVLLASSAGCPVQIYRVGASVYATQFHPEVTTDDFIARAQVYRHHGYFPASELREVSERLAAASVTEPQRMLRRFVELADER, encoded by the coding sequence ATGACCGGGCCGAAGCCGTTCCTCTTCCTCTCCGCCCGGCCCGAGGTCGAAGCCGTCGGCCCCGAGTACGAGTCCGTGCGCCGTGCGATGGGCCTCGACGCCGGGCGCCTCGAGCACCATCGGCTCGACGTCGAACCTCTCGGCGAGCCCGCGCTCGACGACCTCGCCGGCATCGTCGTCGGCGGCAGCCCGTACAACGTGACGACCGCCGAGGAGCACAAGCACGCGGTCCAGCTCCGGGTCGAGGCCGACCTGGCCAGGCTCGCGGAGCGCTCGCTCGACGCCGGGTTCCCGGTGCTCTTCACCTGCTACGGCATCGGCGTGCTCACCCGCGTGCTCGGCGGCACGGTCGGCACCCGCCACGGCGAGGACGCCGCCGCGGTCGAGATCACGCTGACCGATGCCGGCGCGGCCGACCGGCTCGTCGGCGCGCTGCCGCCCCGCTTCGACGCGCTCGTCGGCCACAAGGAGTCGACCGAGCGGCTTCCCGACGACGCGGTGCTGCTGGCGTCGTCGGCCGGATGCCCCGTGCAGATCTACCGCGTCGGCGCGAGCGTCTACGCGACCCAGTTCCACCCCGAGGTCACGACCGACGACTTCATCGCCCGGGCGCAGGTGTACCGTCACCACGGCTACTTCCCCGCGTCGGAACTGCGCGAAGTCTCGGAACGCCTGGCCGCGGCATCCGTCACCGAACCGCAACGGATGCTGCGGCGCTTCGTCGAGCTGGCCGACGAGCGCTGA
- a CDS encoding nucleoside hydrolase — MTVPVILDVDTGVDDALAILFAVAHPELEVLGITCVAGNAALDQVVDNTLRVLDAASAGDIPVAAGATRPLIAPARSASHVHGADGLGGLALPPTARQARPEHAVELLRRLVTEHPVPVTLVALAPQTNLALLLRTHPEVAANIERIVVMGGSASVGNATAVAEFNVWHDPEAAAIVFDAGIPVYMYGLDVFNRVSVDSARAHELEHGAHPVGRIVGELLGHRIAMSEDEDAQYTGLIGDAGAVCSIVAPDALRTERRPVRVELAGFGRGQTLVDRREFAGEDLVHGLVDAWPVVEVALEVDAGRVAGLFLDTVLALPASSQYS, encoded by the coding sequence ATGACCGTTCCCGTCATCCTCGACGTCGACACGGGCGTCGACGACGCGCTCGCGATCCTCTTCGCCGTCGCGCACCCCGAGCTCGAGGTGCTCGGCATCACGTGCGTCGCGGGCAACGCCGCGCTCGATCAGGTCGTCGACAACACGCTCCGCGTGCTCGATGCCGCGTCAGCGGGCGACATCCCGGTCGCGGCCGGTGCCACCCGCCCGCTCATCGCGCCCGCGCGCTCGGCCTCCCACGTGCACGGTGCCGACGGCCTCGGCGGGCTCGCGCTGCCGCCCACCGCTCGACAGGCACGCCCCGAGCACGCGGTCGAGCTGTTGCGGCGGCTCGTGACGGAGCATCCGGTGCCGGTGACCCTCGTCGCCCTCGCGCCGCAGACGAACCTCGCCCTGCTGCTACGCACCCACCCCGAGGTCGCCGCGAACATCGAGCGCATCGTCGTCATGGGCGGTTCGGCGAGCGTCGGCAACGCGACGGCGGTCGCCGAGTTCAACGTGTGGCACGACCCCGAGGCCGCCGCGATCGTGTTCGACGCGGGCATCCCCGTGTACATGTACGGGCTCGACGTGTTCAACCGGGTCTCGGTCGACTCGGCGCGCGCGCACGAGCTCGAGCACGGTGCCCACCCGGTCGGTCGCATCGTGGGCGAGCTCCTCGGACACCGCATCGCGATGAGCGAGGACGAGGACGCCCAGTACACCGGCCTCATCGGCGACGCGGGCGCCGTGTGCTCGATCGTCGCACCCGATGCGCTCCGCACCGAGCGCCGACCCGTGCGCGTCGAGCTCGCCGGCTTCGGGCGCGGGCAGACGCTCGTCGACCGTCGCGAGTTCGCCGGCGAAGACCTGGTGCACGGCCTCGTCGATGCGTGGCCCGTGGTCGAGGTCGCCCTCGAGGTCGACGCCGGGCGCGTCGCCGGGCTCTTCCTCGACACGGTGCTCGCGCTGCCGGCGAGCTCGCAGTACAGCTAG
- a CDS encoding alpha/beta hydrolase, translating to MTIDDEAVLWSASGDDRAGRPLLVLLHGYNSNEGDLFGLAPYLPLDPVVASLRAPIDAGYGYAWFDIFDAGGRIADDSPEKQGAARSAAEAVLAWVDRAAPGTPVGLVGFSQGGAVALELLRLAPERFDFAAVLAGFAMPGERTGDARLAELRLPVFWGRGTLDEVIPAASVARTLDWLPEHASLDARIYEGLGHSVSERELADLTAFLRDRYAA from the coding sequence ATGACGATCGACGACGAGGCGGTGCTGTGGTCGGCGTCGGGCGACGACCGTGCGGGTCGACCGCTGCTGGTGCTGCTGCACGGCTACAACTCGAACGAGGGCGACCTGTTCGGGCTCGCGCCCTACCTGCCGCTCGATCCGGTGGTCGCGTCGCTGCGGGCGCCGATCGACGCCGGCTACGGCTACGCGTGGTTCGACATCTTCGACGCGGGCGGGCGTATCGCCGACGACTCCCCCGAGAAGCAGGGGGCCGCGCGGTCCGCGGCCGAGGCGGTGCTCGCCTGGGTCGACCGGGCCGCGCCGGGCACCCCGGTCGGGCTCGTCGGCTTCTCGCAGGGCGGCGCCGTCGCGCTCGAACTGCTGCGCCTCGCGCCCGAGCGGTTCGACTTCGCCGCGGTGCTCGCCGGGTTCGCGATGCCGGGCGAGCGTACCGGCGACGCCCGACTCGCCGAACTGCGCCTGCCCGTGTTCTGGGGCCGCGGCACCCTCGACGAGGTGATCCCCGCGGCCTCCGTTGCGCGCACGCTGGACTGGCTGCCCGAACACGCGTCGCTCGACGCGCGCATCTACGAGGGGCTCGGCCACTCGGTCTCCGAGCGCGAGCTCGCCGACCTCACGGCCTTCCTGCGCGACCGCTACGCGGCCTGA
- a CDS encoding DNA polymerase IV: MTRPVRPWVLHVDLDQFIAAVEILRRPELAGRPVIVGGRGDPTERAVVSTASYEAREFGVGSGMPLRIAARKVPDAVILPVDADTYLAASDEVMATLRAQPGATVQVLGWDEAFVGVETDDPEAYARGVQRAVLDRTELHCSVGIGDTLVRAKVATGFGKPRGVFRLTAENWLDVMGARPTKDLWGVGTKISRRLATHGITTVAELAAADPGVLAAEFGPRMGPWYGELGRGDGARVVDDTPWVARGHSRETTYQRDLVEPGEVDAALHVLFEQVWADLVAEGRPAIGVTLKVRYAPFITTTHQRRIPSASDREAALATVEALAADRIEPERPVRLLGLRLEMPMPDDAREGHTPTRGGW; encoded by the coding sequence GTGACCCGGCCCGTGCGCCCGTGGGTGCTGCACGTCGACCTCGACCAGTTCATCGCGGCGGTCGAGATCCTGCGCCGCCCCGAGCTCGCCGGGCGGCCGGTCATCGTGGGCGGGCGCGGTGATCCGACCGAGCGCGCCGTCGTCTCGACAGCCTCGTACGAGGCGCGCGAGTTCGGTGTCGGGTCGGGGATGCCGCTGCGCATCGCCGCCCGCAAGGTGCCCGACGCCGTCATCCTGCCCGTCGACGCCGACACCTACCTGGCGGCCTCCGACGAGGTGATGGCGACGCTGCGGGCGCAACCGGGCGCGACCGTGCAGGTGCTCGGCTGGGACGAGGCGTTCGTCGGCGTCGAGACCGACGACCCCGAGGCGTACGCGCGCGGCGTGCAGCGCGCCGTGCTCGACCGCACGGAGCTGCACTGCAGCGTCGGCATCGGCGACACGCTCGTTCGGGCGAAGGTCGCGACCGGGTTCGGCAAGCCGCGCGGGGTGTTCCGGCTGACCGCCGAGAACTGGCTCGACGTCATGGGCGCGCGCCCCACGAAGGACCTCTGGGGCGTCGGCACCAAGATCTCGCGCCGGCTCGCGACGCACGGCATCACGACGGTCGCGGAGCTGGCAGCCGCCGACCCCGGGGTGCTCGCGGCCGAGTTCGGTCCGCGGATGGGGCCCTGGTACGGCGAACTCGGGCGCGGCGACGGAGCGCGCGTCGTCGACGACACCCCGTGGGTGGCCCGCGGGCACAGTCGCGAGACGACGTATCAGCGCGACCTCGTCGAGCCCGGCGAGGTCGACGCGGCGCTGCACGTGCTCTTCGAACAGGTATGGGCCGACCTCGTCGCCGAGGGCCGCCCAGCCATCGGCGTGACCCTCAAGGTCAGGTACGCCCCGTTCATCACGACGACGCACCAGCGGAGGATCCCGTCGGCGAGCGACCGCGAGGCTGCGCTCGCGACCGTAGAGGCGCTCGCGGCCGACCGCATCGAGCCCGAGCGCCCGGTCCGGCTCCTCGGGCTCCGCCTCGAGATGCCGATGCCCGACGACGCGCGCGAAGGCCATACGCCGACCCGCGGCGGCTGGTGA
- a CDS encoding gluconokinase, translating to MNTASNARPEASRIAFEHPPVLVVMGVSGSGKTTFAELIAGRLGWDLQEGDALHPEANVAKMASGTPLTDDDRWPWLDRIASWIDAHLAAGEPAVITCSALKRSYRDRLARPNVVFVHLAGGRELIADRLEHRTGHYMPASLLGSQFETLEPLEPGERGLVVDAQGTPEDEVAEAIARLGLEGGSGAH from the coding sequence ATGAACACCGCGTCGAACGCCCGCCCCGAGGCATCCCGCATCGCATTCGAGCACCCGCCCGTGCTCGTCGTCATGGGGGTCTCCGGCAGCGGCAAGACGACCTTCGCCGAGCTCATCGCCGGGCGCCTCGGGTGGGACCTGCAGGAGGGCGACGCCCTTCACCCCGAGGCCAACGTCGCCAAGATGGCGAGCGGAACGCCGCTCACCGACGACGACCGGTGGCCGTGGCTCGACCGCATCGCGTCGTGGATCGACGCGCACCTCGCCGCCGGTGAGCCCGCCGTGATCACGTGCTCGGCACTCAAGCGGTCGTACCGCGACCGGCTCGCGCGTCCGAACGTCGTGTTCGTGCACCTCGCCGGCGGCCGTGAGCTCATCGCCGACCGGCTCGAGCACCGCACCGGCCACTACATGCCCGCGTCGCTGCTCGGTTCGCAGTTCGAGACGCTCGAGCCGCTCGAACCGGGCGAGCGCGGACTCGTCGTCGACGCGCAGGGGACGCCCGAGGACGAGGTCGCCGAGGCGATCGCCCGGCTCGGGCTCGAGGGCGGTTCGGGCGCGCACTGA
- a CDS encoding NUDIX hydrolase family protein: MSVRTPDPDWNPDDEPAVRPPANPGWLSDLELAEVRGRLPLLYVEAVPVRVDGLGQVGEVGMLLRANALGEMTRTLVSGRVMYGETIRDALFRHLEKDLGPMAFPLLPASPVPAAVAEYFPLPGISPFTDERQHAVSLVYVVPVTGTCEPRQDALEVTWMTPQEAIGKPVVDEMEGGRGVLVAQALASVGALR; the protein is encoded by the coding sequence ATGAGCGTGCGCACCCCCGATCCCGACTGGAATCCCGACGACGAGCCCGCCGTCCGGCCGCCGGCGAATCCGGGTTGGCTGAGCGACCTCGAGCTCGCCGAGGTGCGCGGCCGGCTGCCGCTGCTCTACGTCGAGGCCGTGCCCGTGCGGGTCGACGGGCTCGGCCAGGTCGGCGAGGTCGGGATGCTGCTGCGGGCGAACGCGCTCGGCGAGATGACCCGCACCCTCGTGTCGGGGCGGGTGATGTACGGCGAGACCATCCGCGACGCGCTCTTCCGCCACCTCGAGAAGGACCTCGGGCCGATGGCGTTCCCGCTCCTGCCGGCGAGCCCCGTGCCCGCCGCCGTCGCGGAGTACTTCCCGCTGCCGGGCATCTCGCCGTTCACCGACGAGCGCCAGCACGCGGTCTCGCTCGTGTACGTCGTGCCGGTCACGGGCACGTGCGAGCCACGGCAGGATGCGCTCGAGGTGACCTGGATGACGCCGCAGGAAGCGATCGGCAAGCCCGTCGTCGACGAGATGGAGGGCGGGCGCGGCGTGCTCGTGGCGCAGGCGCTCGCGTCGGTCGGGGCGCTGCGCTAG
- a CDS encoding FadR/GntR family transcriptional regulator, whose amino-acid sequence MDASTTGSSALHERVIESIGADIASGRLAPGSRILTTEVAERFGVSRSAMREVVRVLESMGLVEVRRRAGVEILPRARWNPYSTRLLRWRLAGPDRVETLHALSQLRSAIEPLAARLAAANATPEQRTALVTAVAGMTERAREADESPYLEHDIAFHAAVLDASGNPFLAALGPVVGEVLRGRTAHALMPHEANPTALRLHQEVAFAVTEGRADDAERALAAIVTEADQAVQAVVAVGPRDDAAVDIGDTRDDEEATR is encoded by the coding sequence ATGGATGCTTCGACGACCGGCTCGTCCGCGCTGCACGAGCGCGTGATCGAGTCCATCGGCGCCGACATCGCCTCGGGACGGCTCGCCCCGGGCTCGCGCATCCTCACGACCGAGGTCGCCGAGCGCTTCGGCGTCTCGCGCTCGGCGATGCGCGAGGTCGTGCGCGTGCTCGAGTCGATGGGCCTCGTCGAGGTGCGACGCCGCGCCGGCGTCGAGATCCTGCCGCGAGCCCGCTGGAACCCGTACTCGACGCGCCTGCTGCGCTGGCGGCTGGCCGGCCCCGACCGCGTCGAGACCCTGCATGCCCTGAGTCAGCTGCGCAGCGCGATCGAACCGCTCGCGGCTCGGCTCGCCGCAGCGAACGCGACCCCCGAGCAGCGCACCGCCCTCGTCACGGCGGTCGCGGGCATGACCGAGCGGGCGCGCGAGGCCGACGAGTCCCCCTACCTCGAGCACGACATCGCCTTCCATGCTGCGGTGCTGGACGCCTCGGGCAACCCGTTCCTCGCAGCACTCGGTCCCGTCGTCGGCGAGGTGCTGCGCGGCCGCACCGCGCACGCGCTCATGCCGCACGAGGCGAATCCGACGGCGCTCCGACTCCACCAGGAGGTCGCTTTCGCCGTCACCGAGGGGCGGGCCGACGACGCCGAGCGCGCGCTCGCAGCGATCGTGACCGAGGCCGATCAGGCGGTGCAGGCCGTGGTCGCCGTCGGCCCCCGCGACGACGCGGCCGTCGACATCGGCGACACCCGCGACGACGAGGAGGCGACCCGATGA
- a CDS encoding GNAT family N-acetyltransferase — MFEPVELDGGVVVRLLADGDGPALAAAYTRNREHLAPWEPARTADFFTAAWHERDVAGALTRLEAGTLIPLVIEAGGGDDSGEIVGRLNLSDLVRGVFQNANLGYWVDGRLNGRGLATTAVGIALHHARAAGLHRVQAGTLVHNLASQRVLERNGFERIGLTRRYLRIAGEWQDHVLFARLLED; from the coding sequence GTGTTCGAACCGGTCGAACTCGACGGGGGCGTCGTCGTGCGTCTGCTCGCCGACGGCGACGGCCCGGCGCTCGCCGCGGCCTATACGCGCAACCGCGAGCACCTCGCGCCGTGGGAGCCTGCGCGCACGGCCGACTTCTTCACCGCGGCCTGGCATGAACGGGATGTCGCGGGCGCGCTGACGCGTCTCGAGGCCGGCACGCTCATCCCGCTCGTGATCGAGGCCGGCGGCGGTGACGACTCGGGCGAGATCGTCGGCCGGCTCAACCTCTCCGACCTCGTGCGCGGGGTGTTCCAGAACGCGAACCTCGGCTACTGGGTCGACGGGCGGCTGAACGGCCGCGGGCTCGCGACGACCGCGGTCGGCATCGCCCTGCACCACGCCCGCGCGGCGGGCCTGCACCGCGTGCAGGCGGGCACTCTCGTGCACAACCTCGCGTCGCAGCGCGTGCTCGAGCGCAACGGCTTCGAACGCATCGGGCTCACCCGCCGCTACCTGCGCATCGCGGGCGAGTGGCAGGACCACGTGCTTTTCGCGCGACTGCTCGAGGACTGA
- a CDS encoding GNAT family N-acetyltransferase, producing MSTEVVAEVVVRPIRDSDVEALGRVHATCWHETYDHLISAAAFEKLSPRRMADLWTHMAARGDEYAQYAALVDGEIVGFVGSGPARDENPPRERELYFIYVLDQYHGTGIGKKLFDAAVGDDAVYLWVASDNPRAHRFYERNGFTADGADQHVPFLGEEIHEVRLVR from the coding sequence ATGAGCACCGAAGTCGTTGCCGAAGTCGTCGTCCGTCCGATCCGCGATTCCGACGTCGAGGCGCTGGGCCGCGTCCACGCCACGTGCTGGCACGAGACCTACGACCACCTGATCAGCGCCGCCGCGTTCGAGAAGCTCTCGCCCAGGCGCATGGCCGACCTCTGGACGCACATGGCCGCACGCGGCGACGAGTACGCGCAGTACGCCGCGCTCGTCGACGGCGAGATCGTCGGCTTCGTCGGCTCGGGTCCGGCTCGCGACGAGAACCCGCCGCGCGAGCGCGAGCTGTACTTCATCTACGTGCTCGACCAGTACCACGGCACCGGCATCGGCAAGAAGCTGTTCGACGCCGCCGTCGGCGACGACGCCGTGTACCTCTGGGTCGCCTCCGACAACCCCCGCGCGCACCGCTTCTACGAGCGCAACGGGTTCACGGCCGACGGCGCCGACCAGCACGTGCCGTTCCTCGGCGAGGAGATCCACGAGGTGCGGCTGGTCCGCTGA
- a CDS encoding GlsB/YeaQ/YmgE family stress response membrane protein codes for MSFLAFLVLGLIAGAIAKLILPGKQGGGWFVTLLLGVVGALLGGWLGSLILNRPLTEFWDLGTWLLAIGGSIIVLLIWGLVTRGSRRDA; via the coding sequence ATGAGTTTCCTCGCTTTCCTGGTGCTCGGCCTCATCGCCGGCGCCATCGCCAAGTTGATCCTGCCCGGAAAGCAGGGCGGCGGCTGGTTCGTCACCCTACTACTCGGCGTCGTCGGTGCCCTCCTCGGCGGGTGGCTCGGCAGCCTCATCCTCAATCGCCCGCTCACCGAGTTCTGGGATCTCGGCACCTGGCTGCTCGCGATCGGCGGGTCGATCATCGTGCTGCTGATCTGGGGGCTCGTTACGCGCGGCAGCCGGCGCGACGCCTGA
- a CDS encoding GntP family permease: MSTVLSAAVALVSAVDPVAPTTTAPEWQLITAALVGIAVIVVLITWVKLHPFISLMIGAIVTGLVAGMSAVQTILSFTNGFGATMGGVGVLIALGAIFGKLLADSGGADRIVDTLIARSSVQALPWVMGGVGALIGLPMFFEVGLVLLVPVIILVARRSGLPLMRIAIPTLAGLSAMHGLVPPHPGPLAAIDLVGADLGQTLLFGVIIAIPAVIIAGPLFSKLAARWVKVPVPDLFVTAEDRGEDVSQKPRPSFGAALFCILLPVVLMLASSLANIVAPLSGDAWKLVVDFLGKPVIALLLAVLVGMVVLGRGGRMGRSEIAASVGSSLPPIAGILLIVGAGGGFKQVLVDSTIGQVIADAISGIGGSLAVVLALAWFVAVLIRVATGSATVATITAAGILQPLVADLDLSAGATSLLVLAIGSGSVFLSHVNDAGFWLIKEYFGLTIGQTLKSWTVLECLISLVGLAGVLALSPLVA; this comes from the coding sequence ATGTCCACCGTGCTCTCCGCCGCCGTAGCGCTCGTCTCCGCCGTCGATCCCGTCGCTCCCACGACGACCGCCCCCGAGTGGCAGCTCATCACCGCAGCCCTCGTCGGCATCGCCGTCATCGTCGTGCTCATCACCTGGGTGAAGCTGCACCCGTTCATCTCGCTCATGATCGGCGCGATCGTGACCGGCCTCGTCGCCGGCATGAGCGCCGTGCAGACGATCCTGAGCTTCACCAACGGCTTCGGCGCGACCATGGGCGGCGTGGGCGTGCTCATCGCGCTCGGCGCCATCTTCGGCAAGCTGCTCGCCGACTCGGGCGGCGCCGACCGCATCGTCGACACCCTCATCGCCCGCTCGAGCGTGCAGGCGCTGCCGTGGGTCATGGGCGGCGTCGGCGCCCTCATCGGCCTGCCGATGTTCTTCGAGGTCGGCCTCGTGCTGCTCGTGCCCGTGATCATCCTGGTCGCCCGTCGTTCGGGACTGCCGCTCATGCGCATCGCGATCCCGACCCTCGCGGGCCTCTCGGCCATGCACGGGCTCGTGCCGCCGCACCCCGGCCCGCTCGCCGCGATCGACCTCGTCGGCGCCGACCTCGGCCAGACGCTGCTGTTCGGCGTGATCATCGCGATCCCGGCCGTGATCATCGCCGGCCCGCTGTTCTCGAAGCTCGCGGCGCGCTGGGTCAAGGTGCCCGTGCCCGACCTGTTCGTCACCGCCGAGGACCGCGGCGAGGACGTCTCGCAGAAGCCGCGACCCTCGTTCGGTGCGGCGCTCTTCTGCATCCTGCTGCCCGTCGTGCTCATGCTCGCCTCCTCGCTCGCGAACATCGTCGCGCCGCTGTCGGGCGACGCGTGGAAGCTCGTCGTCGACTTCCTCGGCAAGCCCGTCATCGCGCTGCTGCTCGCCGTGCTCGTCGGCATGGTCGTGCTCGGCCGCGGCGGGCGCATGGGTCGCTCCGAGATCGCCGCATCGGTCGGCTCCTCGCTGCCGCCCATCGCGGGCATCCTCCTCATCGTCGGCGCCGGCGGCGGCTTCAAGCAGGTGCTCGTCGACTCCACGATCGGCCAGGTCATCGCCGACGCCATCTCGGGGATCGGCGGCTCCCTCGCCGTCGTACTCGCACTCGCGTGGTTCGTCGCGGTGCTCATCCGCGTCGCGACCGGCTCAGCGACCGTCGCCACGATCACCGCTGCGGGCATCCTGCAGCCGCTCGTGGCCGATCTCGACCTCTCGGCCGGCGCGACCTCGCTGCTCGTGCTCGCCATCGGCTCGGGCTCGGTGTTCCTCTCGCACGTGAACGACGCGGGCTTCTGGCTCATCAAGGAGTACTTCGGCCTCACCATCGGGCAGACTCTGAAGTCGTGGACCGTGCTCGAGTGCCTCATCTCGCTCGTCGGCCTCGCGGGCGTGCTCGCGCTCAGCCCGCTCGTCGCCTGA
- a CDS encoding LysR family substrate-binding domain-containing protein, which yields MALRLDYVAGVSPSKWLRAWSDRRPDLPLEAARVDEAAQLDGLRSGEVDLAFVRLPIDDEGLHRIPLWEEVAVAVLPKEHPFAEEAELSLADLDGEPIAPVQPDPAMTIELVAAGTGYAIVPHAIARLHHRKDVVAIPVADAPPTRIALVWRTERDDDDIQEFVAVVRGRTARSSRGDEAPTMKPAKAAKLAAAERRAASGAGKGGGSKGGGSKAGTAKSARPSPRTGQGAKQRHRRRGR from the coding sequence ATGGCGTTGCGACTCGACTACGTCGCGGGCGTCTCCCCGTCGAAGTGGCTGCGAGCGTGGTCCGACCGTCGGCCCGACCTCCCGCTCGAGGCCGCCCGCGTCGACGAGGCCGCCCAACTCGACGGCCTGCGCTCGGGCGAGGTCGACCTCGCGTTCGTGCGGTTGCCCATCGACGACGAGGGCCTGCACCGCATTCCGCTGTGGGAGGAGGTCGCGGTCGCGGTGCTCCCGAAGGAGCATCCCTTCGCCGAAGAAGCCGAACTCTCGCTCGCCGACCTCGACGGCGAGCCGATCGCCCCCGTGCAGCCCGACCCCGCCATGACGATCGAGCTCGTCGCCGCCGGCACCGGCTATGCGATCGTGCCCCACGCCATCGCGAGGCTGCACCACCGCAAGGACGTCGTCGCGATCCCGGTCGCCGACGCCCCGCCCACGCGCATCGCACTCGTCTGGCGCACGGAGCGCGACGACGACGACATCCAGGAGTTCGTCGCCGTCGTGCGTGGCCGCACCGCCCGCAGCTCACGGGGCGACGAGGCGCCGACCATGAAGCCCGCGAAGGCGGCCAAGCTCGCCGCGGCCGAGCGACGAGCGGCCTCGGGCGCAGGCAAGGGCGGCGGCTCGAAGGGCGGCGGTTCGAAGGCCGGCACCGCGAAGTCGGCACGCCCGTCCCCGCGCACGGGTCAGGGCGCGAAGCAACGTCATCGGCGGCGGGGCCGATGA
- a CDS encoding DUF5997 family protein, translated as MKAETAAKKLGILLAAAPAEFSDHPITRDEVDALQADPPEWLATLRREGPHPRPVVAAKLGISNSGLARAGVTDALTTAEIKALLAAPPAWLVEERATQAAVRAEKQRVAERDRERAARSE; from the coding sequence ATGAAGGCCGAGACCGCGGCCAAGAAGCTCGGCATCCTGCTCGCGGCCGCGCCGGCGGAGTTCAGCGATCACCCCATCACGCGCGACGAGGTCGACGCCCTGCAGGCCGACCCGCCCGAGTGGCTCGCGACGCTGCGCCGCGAGGGGCCGCACCCGCGCCCGGTCGTCGCCGCCAAGCTCGGCATCTCGAACTCGGGCCTCGCCCGCGCCGGCGTCACCGACGCCCTCACGACCGCCGAGATCAAGGCCCTCCTCGCCGCGCCGCCCGCGTGGCTCGTCGAGGAGCGCGCGACCCAGGCCGCGGTGCGTGCCGAGAAGCAGCGCGTCGCCGAGCGCGACCGAGAGCGCGCCGCCCGGTCGGAGTAG